A DNA window from Endomicrobiales bacterium contains the following coding sequences:
- the purL gene encoding phosphoribosylformylglycinamidine synthase subunit PurL — translation MNENKTIVNLLEASDKQLMALSKKNCLSLSLEEMKAIKTYFASKKRNPTDVELETLAQTWSEHCKHKTLAGTVDYTEVSGGKIKKKRYKNLLKETVFKATNELNYKWCISVFKDNAGVIEFDKNFGVAFKVETHNHPSALEPYGGAATGVGGVIRDILGVGLGAKPLANTDVFCFGRPDYPWSKLPKGMLHPKRIAKGVISGVRDYGNRMGIPTVNGAVYFDNGYTSNPLVYCGTVGIIPKKYVFKKVSPGELVLVVGGRTGRDGIHGATFSSIKLDQDSDVTAVQIGNPIVEKKVMDTMLKARDLELYSAVTDCGAGGLSSAVGELGEECGVKVYLDKVPLKYAGLRPWEIWVSEAQERMVLSVPKKNKEKILEVFRAENVEANFIGEFTNDKCLKLIYKNELVCDMSMKFLHKGVPKQTNIAFWQVKEEKALKARNDKNKNYGADLKKLLASLNICSRDWIIRQYDHEVQGQSVVKPLHGSDITKQGPGDAAVIWPYTIDGIESAAKHRGIAISNGMNPEFGKIDSYWMAASAIDEALRNAVCVGANPQKVAILDNFCWGNPYKKEVLGSLVRAAQACYDFSKLYGAPFISGKDSLHNEYKVGDKHYSIPPSLLISAIAIVEDVRKTLTMDLKCVGNAIYLIGETKDELGGSHYYKENGIKGGMLPKVDAKKSLAIMKRVFESTSKGMLASCHDCSEGGLAVALAEMAFAGKKGVNADISCLLSQGLGIESTLFSESNSRFIVEVDKGKIKAFEKHFKDLSVVHLGEVSKTSDFIFRQKRDGTILIKENIGMLYKVWSEGIKW, via the coding sequence ATGAACGAAAACAAAACGATAGTTAACCTCTTGGAAGCTTCAGATAAACAACTTATGGCATTGAGCAAAAAAAACTGCCTTTCACTCTCACTTGAAGAAATGAAGGCGATAAAGACGTACTTTGCTTCTAAAAAAAGAAACCCAACCGATGTAGAGCTTGAAACACTCGCGCAAACATGGAGTGAGCATTGTAAACACAAAACGCTTGCAGGAACGGTTGATTACACCGAGGTAAGTGGTGGAAAAATAAAGAAAAAGAGATACAAAAACCTGCTCAAAGAAACTGTATTTAAGGCGACAAATGAGTTAAATTATAAATGGTGTATTTCTGTTTTTAAAGATAACGCAGGCGTAATAGAGTTTGATAAAAATTTTGGAGTTGCTTTTAAAGTTGAAACTCACAATCACCCATCTGCGCTTGAACCATACGGTGGTGCCGCAACCGGAGTTGGAGGTGTAATACGCGATATTTTAGGCGTAGGCCTTGGCGCAAAGCCGCTTGCCAACACAGATGTTTTTTGTTTTGGCCGGCCGGATTATCCGTGGTCAAAACTGCCAAAAGGTATGCTGCACCCAAAAAGAATTGCAAAAGGTGTTATCTCCGGTGTGCGCGATTATGGCAACAGAATGGGCATACCGACAGTAAACGGTGCTGTTTATTTTGACAATGGTTATACATCAAACCCACTTGTTTATTGCGGTACAGTTGGCATAATTCCAAAAAAATATGTGTTTAAAAAAGTAAGCCCTGGTGAGCTTGTGCTTGTTGTTGGCGGTAGAACGGGTAGAGATGGCATACATGGCGCAACATTTTCTTCAATTAAGCTTGATCAAGATTCCGATGTTACCGCCGTGCAAATAGGCAACCCCATTGTTGAAAAGAAAGTTATGGATACAATGTTAAAAGCGCGCGATTTAGAACTTTATAGTGCCGTTACTGACTGCGGTGCTGGAGGTCTTTCTAGCGCGGTTGGTGAACTGGGCGAAGAGTGTGGAGTTAAGGTTTATTTAGACAAAGTGCCTCTTAAATACGCCGGTCTTCGCCCGTGGGAAATTTGGGTTTCAGAAGCACAGGAAAGAATGGTGCTTTCTGTTCCTAAAAAAAATAAAGAGAAAATATTAGAGGTGTTTAGGGCTGAAAATGTTGAGGCCAATTTTATTGGAGAGTTTACAAACGATAAATGCCTGAAGTTAATTTATAAAAATGAACTTGTTTGCGATATGTCGATGAAGTTTTTGCACAAGGGTGTACCAAAACAAACAAACATTGCTTTTTGGCAGGTAAAAGAAGAAAAAGCACTAAAAGCAAGAAATGATAAAAATAAAAACTACGGTGCCGATTTAAAAAAACTGCTTGCTTCTTTAAACATCTGTTCGCGAGATTGGATAATAAGACAGTATGACCATGAGGTTCAAGGGCAAAGCGTTGTTAAACCTTTGCATGGATCAGATATAACAAAGCAAGGCCCGGGCGATGCCGCTGTAATTTGGCCGTACACAATTGACGGTATTGAAAGTGCCGCAAAGCATCGCGGCATAGCAATTTCAAACGGTATGAACCCTGAGTTTGGAAAGATTGACTCATACTGGATGGCGGCTTCTGCAATAGATGAGGCACTTAGAAATGCGGTTTGCGTTGGGGCAAACCCACAAAAGGTAGCCATACTTGATAACTTTTGCTGGGGGAACCCGTATAAAAAAGAAGTGCTTGGTTCTCTTGTTCGTGCGGCGCAGGCATGCTACGATTTTTCAAAGCTATATGGTGCTCCATTTATATCTGGCAAAGATTCATTGCATAACGAATATAAGGTTGGCGACAAGCATTATTCCATCCCGCCATCATTGCTTATATCGGCAATTGCAATAGTTGAAGATGTGCGTAAAACTCTAACTATGGATTTAAAATGTGTTGGAAATGCAATTTATTTAATAGGTGAAACAAAAGATGAACTTGGTGGCTCGCATTATTACAAAGAAAACGGCATAAAAGGCGGTATGTTGCCAAAAGTTGACGCAAAAAAATCGCTTGCGATTATGAAAAGAGTTTTTGAGTCAACTTCAAAGGGTATGCTTGCATCCTGCCACGATTGCAGTGAGGGCGGATTGGCGGTTGCGTTAGCTGAAATGGCTTTTGCAGGCAAAAAAGGTGTAAACGCCGATATATCTTGTTTGCTTAGTCAAGGGCTTGGCATAGAGTCGACTTTATTTTCAGAATCAAACAGCCGTTTTATTGTTGAAGTGGATAAAGGAAAAATTAAAGCGTTTGAGAAACATTTTAAGGATTTGAGTGTTGTTCATCTTGGTGAAGTTAGCAAAACCTCAGATTTTATCTTTAGGCAGAAACGCGATGGCACGATATTAATAAAAGAAAATATTGGAATGCTTTACAAAGTTTGGAGCGAAGGAATAAAGTGGTAA
- the purF gene encoding amidophosphoribosyltransferase: MCGIFGVFNHPEASKIAYLGLYAIQHRGQESAGIAVSDGESISSEVQMGEVAAIFNADNLGKLRGRMAIGHVRYSTTGVSSIKNGQPLLIKYAKGQLALAHNGNLVNADEWRVKLEAKGSIFQSTSDSEVVLHLIAHANDKPFEKAIEYALTKVRGAYSMLFMTPQKLVAVRDPWGFRPLCLGKFGNGWVVASETCAFDLIGAKYVRDIEPGEMLVIDKDGLHSIKFAKTVSQKALCIFEFIYFSRPDSTIFGKSVHTVRRELGAVLAREWLAKGFKADIVIPVPDSAKSAAIGFSKESGVPFELGLIRNHYIGRTFIEPSQHIRDFGAKIKYNPVRDILKGKSVVVVDDSIVRGTTMRKLVKMIRDAGAKQVHLAISSPPIIGPCYYGIDTPDKDQLIAAQKTIEETRKYLNVNSLHYLSVEGLLNATKMPSHDFCTACFTGKYKVK, from the coding sequence ATGTGCGGAATATTTGGCGTATTTAACCATCCAGAAGCATCAAAAATAGCCTATCTTGGCCTTTATGCAATTCAGCATCGCGGACAGGAAAGTGCCGGTATAGCTGTAAGTGATGGCGAAAGCATAAGCTCCGAGGTGCAAATGGGAGAGGTTGCGGCTATTTTTAATGCCGACAATCTTGGAAAGTTACGTGGAAGAATGGCAATAGGCCATGTGCGTTATTCCACCACTGGAGTTAGTTCAATAAAAAACGGCCAACCGCTTTTGATTAAATATGCAAAAGGCCAACTTGCCCTTGCTCATAACGGCAACCTTGTAAATGCCGATGAATGGAGAGTTAAGCTTGAAGCAAAGGGTTCTATATTTCAGTCCACATCAGACAGCGAAGTCGTGTTACATTTAATTGCTCACGCAAACGACAAACCATTTGAAAAGGCCATAGAGTATGCTTTAACAAAGGTTCGCGGTGCTTACTCAATGCTTTTTATGACACCGCAAAAGCTTGTGGCGGTTCGCGACCCTTGGGGTTTTAGGCCTCTTTGCCTTGGAAAGTTTGGCAACGGCTGGGTTGTGGCATCGGAAACCTGTGCTTTTGATTTAATTGGTGCAAAGTATGTTCGCGATATTGAGCCGGGCGAAATGCTTGTTATTGATAAAGATGGCCTGCATTCAATAAAGTTTGCAAAAACCGTTTCGCAAAAAGCACTTTGTATATTTGAGTTTATATATTTTTCAAGGCCAGACAGCACAATTTTTGGCAAAAGTGTTCACACAGTGCGCAGAGAATTAGGCGCGGTGCTTGCAAGAGAGTGGCTTGCGAAAGGTTTTAAAGCCGATATAGTCATACCAGTACCCGACTCGGCAAAAAGTGCTGCCATCGGCTTTAGCAAAGAATCAGGAGTTCCTTTTGAGTTGGGTTTAATAAGAAATCATTACATAGGCAGAACATTTATAGAACCAAGCCAGCATATTCGCGATTTTGGAGCAAAAATAAAGTACAACCCCGTGCGCGATATATTAAAGGGAAAAAGTGTTGTAGTTGTAGACGACTCTATAGTGCGTGGCACAACAATGCGCAAACTTGTAAAAATGATTCGTGATGCGGGCGCAAAGCAAGTGCACCTGGCAATAAGTTCTCCGCCAATAATAGGGCCTTGCTACTACGGAATAGACACACCAGATAAAGACCAGCTTATAGCGGCACAAAAAACAATTGAAGAAACAAGAAAATATCTTAATGTAAACTCACTTCACTATCTTAGCGTTGAGGGTTTGTTAAATGCCACAAAGATGCCCTCGCATGACTTCTGCACAGCATGCTTCACCGGTAAATACAAGGTGAAGTAA
- the purQ gene encoding phosphoribosylformylglycinamidine synthase I — protein sequence MAKPRTLIIRTAGTNCDYETKMAFELAGSTTVRVHINDLISGKEKLSNYQLLAIPGGFSYGDDIASGKILANEVKNKLGAQIREFAFLGKPIIGICNGFQVLVKMGLLPDEKTFSQSTTLTFNDSDKFECRWVKLQKAQKKTLCIWTKDLPEFIELPVAHGEGKFVAANKLTLEELEKNNQVVLRYSDGVAPTDKFPLNPNGSQNAIAGICNKKGNVFGLMPHPERYIWKIQHPSRKGVGAKGGHGDGLQIFINAVNYVK from the coding sequence ATGGCAAAACCAAGGACACTTATAATTAGAACCGCCGGAACAAACTGTGATTACGAAACGAAAATGGCATTTGAACTTGCCGGCTCAACTACTGTGAGGGTGCATATAAATGACCTGATTTCTGGCAAGGAAAAACTTAGCAACTATCAGCTGTTAGCCATACCAGGTGGGTTTTCCTACGGCGATGATATTGCCTCCGGTAAAATTCTTGCAAATGAAGTAAAAAATAAACTGGGGGCGCAAATAAGAGAGTTTGCTTTTTTGGGTAAACCAATAATCGGTATCTGTAATGGTTTTCAAGTGCTTGTTAAAATGGGACTGTTGCCAGATGAAAAAACATTTTCGCAAAGCACCACACTTACTTTTAACGATTCTGATAAGTTTGAGTGCCGTTGGGTAAAACTGCAAAAAGCGCAAAAGAAAACCCTCTGCATCTGGACAAAAGATCTGCCCGAATTTATTGAATTGCCTGTAGCCCACGGTGAAGGCAAGTTTGTTGCTGCAAACAAACTTACACTTGAAGAACTTGAAAAAAATAATCAGGTGGTTTTAAGGTATAGCGACGGTGTAGCACCAACAGATAAATTCCCGCTTAACCCAAATGGTTCACAAAATGCCATTGCCGGTATATGCAATAAAAAAGGCAATGTTTTTGGCCTTATGCCTCACCCTGAAAGATACATTTGGAAAATTCAGCACCCTTCCAGAAAAGGCGTTGGTGCCAAAGGCGGGCATGGCGATGGCTTGCAAATTTTCATAAATGCCGTAAATTATGTAAAATAA
- a CDS encoding phosphoribosylformylglycinamidine synthase subunit PurS, translated as MKCKIEIRNKKGFTDKHGAAVRHATAEIGLSHTPKNVSYTQLYALEGDISQHEVRKCVSELLIDPVTQEYKITYEQPIAQKSAKVNGLEIWLKSGVTDTVAQSVAKAIKDLGIEKNITVKTGHKYVFSLEVKEPTIKLICERLLANTIIHRYEFV; from the coding sequence ATGAAATGTAAAATTGAGATACGCAATAAAAAAGGATTTACCGATAAACATGGTGCCGCAGTGCGCCACGCTACAGCGGAAATAGGTTTAAGCCATACGCCAAAAAATGTAAGTTACACTCAGCTGTATGCGCTTGAAGGTGATATCAGCCAACATGAAGTGCGCAAATGTGTTTCGGAGTTGTTAATAGACCCGGTAACACAAGAGTACAAAATAACTTATGAGCAGCCTATTGCTCAAAAATCGGCAAAAGTAAACGGCCTTGAAATTTGGCTAAAATCCGGCGTAACCGATACGGTTGCGCAAAGTGTTGCAAAAGCTATAAAAGACCTTGGCATAGAAAAAAACATAACAGTAAAAACCGGTCATAAATATGTTTTTTCATTAGAAGTTAAAGAGCCAACAATTAAACTAATATGCGAGCGACTGCTTGCAAACACCATAATCCACAGATACGAGTTTGTATGA